Part of the Kushneria marisflavi genome, GCCGATGGCCAGCATGATCAGGCCGGCGCCGATCCAGGCAATGTCATATAGCCAGACATGCTCGACGTAGCGAACCTGGTGAAGTCCGAGAATCTTGTGATCGACGATCCCGTCAAAGGTCTGGAAACCGCCCATGCCCAGTAGAAAACCGGGGCCGCGGTAGCCGGGCGCCTGGGCGGCACGCCCATGAAGCTCGATCATCATGAAGGCCCCCACGATAAAGAGCACCAGCTCCATGGTATGCAAAAGCCCATCGGAGGCGAGCGCCAGTGCAGACGAGCCGGTATCGATGAAGTGGTGCCAGGCCAGCACCTGGTGAAAGATGATCTCATCGATGGCCGCCATGAAGCCGATGCCCAGCAATATGGCAGCGATCATGGTACGACGAACATCCGGTGCAGCGGGAGACGAAACAGCCATGGCGGGCTCCTGACAGGCTCTCACTTGAGCAATGGGTTATCTTTGCCTCAAGCCTGGTCCATGACAGCGGATTCGACATCATGCCCGGTTTAAAAAATTCACCCCTGCTGATGATCGGAGTCCTGTCATGCCCTCTCCCATAACGCGCTGGTGGCGCCCGGTGCTGCGCTGGACAGGACGCAGTATCGGTGCGTTTTTGATGATACTGGCTACCCTGTGGGGCGTGCTGGCTCTGTGGTATCAGCTACCAGGGCCTTCTGCCGTCGTGGTGGCGGTCATGACGGCATGGGGGCTTCTGGGGCTTGGCGCGGCGTCTGGAATGATGCAGGTGCCCATCGTGCGACGCCGAAGCGTGATGGTGACATGGCTGCTGGCCCTGGTAGCCCTGATGATCTGGTGGCAGAGCATCCCGCCCCGGGGCGATCGTGACTGGGCACCGGACGTCTCACGCTTGCCACAGGCCGTCATTGATGGCGACCAGGTCACGATCGACAACGTGCGCAACTTCGACTGGCAGACGCCGGAGCGCTATACCGAGCGCTGGGAGACGCGCACCTATCGTCTTTCCGAACTGGTCTCAACGGATCTGATCGTCTCATACTGGATGGGACCGGCCATCGCCCATACGCTGGTGAGCTTCGGCTTTCGCGACGGCCAGCAGCTGGTGTTCTCCGTCGAGATTCGCCGGCAGCGCGGTGAGTCCTTTTCCGCCGTCGGCGCCTTTTTCAAACAGTTTGAAATGGCGCTGATCGCCGCCGACGAACACGATATTGTGCGAACTCGCTCCAACGTGCGCGATGAAGACGTTTATCTCTATCGCGTGGCCCTGCCCGAAGACGACGCAAGAGCGCTCTTTCTGGCCTATCTCGATCAAGCCCGGGCGCTACGCGACACGCCAGCCTTCTACAACACCCTGACCAGTAACTGCACCACGCTGGTCTTTGACATGGTCAAACGCATCATCCCGGGCCTGCCCGTCGATTACCGCCTGCTGCTGTCGGGGTATCTGCCCGGCTATCTTCATGACCTCGGCGCGCTGGATACTTCTCGTACCCTTATCGAACTAAAGTCGCGTGGGCACATCAACTCCCGGGCACAGGCGGCCGATAAGGGGGAGCACGCTGATTCCGCTTTCTCCGACATGATTCGCGCGGGTATCCCCGCGCCCGATGGGCATCTCATGGGAGATAACGCGCCGGATGATCAGGGCCATTAGCGCCTGGAGCATTAAAGGCATGAAATGGACGGTCCATTGACCTGAGCTTGAAGCATGAAAAGACAATTTCATGCTAGGGCATGCGGGCGTTATCACATAACATGGATAAATAAATTAAAGAGGTATTTCATGAGGCCCACAGAGCTCAATGTCCGCTGTTTTCACTGTGGCAGCCGACGCATCATGATTAGATCCGGGCATATGCGTCCGGTCGAGGACCCCGTGCACTGCCGGGACTGCGACACCTATCTGGGCCGGCGAAGCGATCTGGCCTTTGAACGTCGACGCCTGATCGTTGGCGCCGCCAATGACCCCTTCGATGCTCAACCGGGGGCCGTGGCACTACATATTCCCGTGCCCCTGAAGGCCGTCAATGACGACGAGGCAGCGACAGACAGCCCTGCGATGACGGTCAGCGCCCAGGCCGACTAGATCGTCTCACGCCACCTGGCGGCCGGGGCAGTGCTCGGAGCCCGGCTTTCCTGACGGTCCCTGCCTTGTCAATGCTTCAGTGTCATCCAGGCGGGGAGCCATCCGCCGGGATGTTCCAGGGCCCGGGTTTACGGTAAGGTTACAGATTCTGACACGCCCACTCCCGGACGTTGCTTCCGCCCGCTCATGACACGTCTGCGCTGCTCATTACCTGCCTGGCTGGCGCTGGCCGCCATGCTGGTCATTTTTCTGGCCCCGGTGCTGTCACAGACACTGGCGCTGACCCATGAGCGTGAGTCCAGCAACGTCTCTTCCCGCTCGCATGATTCAGCGTCCGCGATGCATGCCGGGCATGTCATGGCCATGCAGAATGCTCATGACACGTTCAAGACCATTGCAGGGCATCATCAGCAAACCCATCCCGCCGGCCATATAGATCTTGCCCAGTGTGGCTATTGCTCACTGCTGGCCCACACACCACTGATCCTTGAGCCAGCCCTGATGCTGCCGCCCGGCCGTGCCGGGCCACATGACGCCCCGGTAATGGCTCGCCTGCAGGGCCATGCCCGCACCCCCTGGTTTCCCAACGCGCAGTCGCGCGCCCCACCCCGGTTTGTCTGAACCGTTTTCAAATCACGTTCTCGACGTATCGGTCTCTTGCTCCGCAGGCGCCGATCAGAATCACGCCATGGGATCAGACCCATGGTCATGACAGGTGATTTCATGACAGACCAGACTCCCTCAGCGTCCCGCGGTCAAAAGCCATGGGGCTGGGCCTTTATCGCTCGACTGCATTTTTACATCGGCCTGCTGGTCGGGCCGTTTCTGCTGATCGCCGCCCTTAGCGGCATCCTCTATGCCCTGACCCCTCAGGTCGAACACTGGCTTTACCACGAACAGTTTTATACCGACAGCGCCAGTGGCACCCCGCAGCCGCTGGCCGATCAGATTCGCGTTGCCCAGCAGGCACTGGGACGCGATGAGGCCCCCATGGCGGTACGCCCCGCGCCCGCGCCGGGTCAAACCACCCGGGTCATGTTCTCGGACCCGAGCGTGGGTCAGTGGGAAAATCTGGCGATCTTTGTCGACCCGGTCACCAATGAAGTGCGTGGCGCCCTGCCGGTCTATGGCACCAGCGGCATCTCGGCCTTTCGAATCGTCATCGACAAGTTTCACCGCAGCCTGCTGCTGGGTGAGCCGGGGCGCGTCTACAGTGAGCTGGCCGCGTCCTGGCTCTGGATCGTGGCGCTGGGCGGGCTGGCCCTCTGGTTCAAGCGACGACGCAGCGTCTCGCGCAGCGGCCAGGCAGATGCCGGCCAGCGTGCCAGCCGCTGGCATACCCGGCTCGGGCCGTGGGCTCTGATCGGCTTTGTGTTTTTCTCTGCCACCGGGCTGACCTGGTCCAAATATGCCGGGGGCAACATCGGTGAGCTGCGTCACATGTACGGCTGGCAGACGCCCACGGTCTCAACGAGCCTGGATGGCGTTACGCCCGCCGAACAGGGCCCACACGCCGAACATGCCGCTCATTCGAGCCACGACATGGCCATGATGGATCATGGCTTTGACCCGCGACTCTACGACCGGGTACTGACAGCCGCACGCGAGGAAGGACTCAAGGCCGGCAGGATCGAAATTATTCCCGCAGCCGGACCGGGCAATGCCTGGAAGGTACGCGAGATCGGTCGTGAATGGCCCACCGAGGTCGATGAAGCGGCCATCGACCCGACGACCCTGGCCGTGATCGACCGTACCCGCTTCGAAACCTTTCCGCTGGCCGCCAAACTGACCCGTTGGGGGGTGGACCTGCACATGGGCGTGCTGTTCGGATGGATCAATCAGCTGGTGCTGATAGTCTTTGCCAGCGCACTGGTCGTGATGCTGGTGCTGGGATATGCCATGTGGTGGCGCCGCCGTCCGACACGGGCCAGCGCTGCGATGACACCCGTCACACTGATCCAGGCGCTGCTCCGGGCACCCAGGCCAGCGGCGCTGGCCGTGGTCATTGCCGCCATTTTACTGGGGCTGGCCCTGCCGGTATTGGGTGTCAGTCTGATCCTGCTGGTCCTGATTGACGGCGTGGTCGCGCTGACCCAGCGGCGAAAACAGGCCTGGGCCATGAGCTGATCAGGCCTGGGGCAGTGCGCCGGTCGTGATGGTGGCAAGCACAGCATCGGCGCGCTGCGCCAGTCCCTGCCTGGCATGCAGCGCGCGGTCACGGGCCGCATCACTGCCAAGCCGACCGGCGTTGGCCTCCACGTTGAGCAGCACGCCGTGCAGTGCGGCATGAATCAATCTGGCGCCGGCAATGGCGTCGCTCATGAACTGCCGCTCGATATTGTCTCTGGCCTGATGGGCCAGGGCCAGCGCGGCATCACATAGATGGGCGGTCTTCAGGGGCACTTCGACGGCGGTATCGGCCGCCTCATGAATGGCTCGAGTGCGCCCGTCATCTTCCCTGTCGCGCCCCACCGCGGCCATGAATGCCTCAAATGCCGCCACATCCTCCTCGGCCAGCGGACTCAGACGCGTTTTGAGCGACTCTCCCTCCTCGATCAGCGCCTGACGCGAGGCGCTGGCATCGTGCTGCTGGCTCAGATTCAGCCCCTTGAGCACCAGTGCCAGCCCCAGATCGGCGCTGACCACGGCCGTGGCACCGCAGCCGGGCATAGGCTCTCGCGCTACGGCATCCCGAAAATCACTCAGTCGATGCTGCCAGAGGCTGTCGTCCTGCTGTGTCATGATAAAGGCACTCCCGGAGATGGCGCGCTCGCCCGGTCGGGCGAACCGCTTCAAGCATAGCGACCCTATCGACGAATCGCGCGCTGTTCACCGCGGCGACACCGTTGCATCATCAAGGTTTTCATTACCCGGGAGTCGCCGTGTCCGATCAGATTGCCATTACCGACCTCCCCTCTCTTGATGACCTTTTCGCCTCGCCGCTGTCCCAGCTGATCGAGGAGATGAAAGAGGGCGTGCTCCTGCTGGATCACGACGGAGCGCTGCGCTGGGCCAATCGGGCGGCGCTGGCGATGCATGACGTCGAGCGTGTCGATGCGCTGGGTGCCAGCATTGATGAGTATCGTCAGCGCTTTCAGGTGCGCTTGAAGACGCCACATGACTATCCGATACCGCCTGCCGTTCAGCTACTGGCGGGGATGCCCTTCGATAACGTCGTGTTTGAGATCATGTTGCCCGGTCAGACCGATCAGCTGCGGATGCATCGCTCGCGCGGCCGGGTCCTGAGTCTCGATTCGAGTACGCATGTGGCCGCCCTGATTGTCGAGGACATCACGGAGCTTGCCAGCGCCGAGGAGCGCTTTGAAAAGTCATTCAACATCAATCCGGCGCCGGCCCTGATCTGTCGACTCAACGATCAGCATTTCATTCGCGCCAATCAGGGCTTTCTGGACATGACCGGATTGAGCGAGAGGGACGTGCTGGGAAAGACCCTCCACGAACTGGATGTCTTTGCCGGCGCCGAGCAGCGGGAGCAGGCGCTTCGTCGACTCGAGGAAGGCCTGACGATCACGCCGATGGAAGCCGTCCTGCACTGCGAATCGACAGGAATAAGCCGGTGCGTGGTGGTTGCCGGCCAGCCGATCGAGGTCAATCACGAGACCTGCATGCTACTGACCTTTACCGACCTCGAACCAATCCGACGAGCCCAGAACGCCCTGCGGCGCAGCGAAGCCCAGTTTTCAACGCTGTTTCATCTGTCACCGGTGCCGACGGCACTGGCCGATCATCACACCCTGTCGCTGCTTGAGGTCAACGAGGCCTTTAACAGCGCACTGGGACATGACACCCGAGTAACTGCTACCGAATCGCTGACACAGTATGCGCCGCTACCGGCTGCCGTTCGTCGCCGCATTCTCTCGGCGCTGGCGTCCGGCGACACCATCAGCGGTCTTGAAAGCAACGTTATCGTGCCAGGCGGTGAGTATCTGACCTGGCTGATCTCGGCCACCATGGTGAGCGTTGACGAACAGGACCGGGTGCTGTTGACGCTGGTCGACATTACCGAGCGCAAGCGCAGTGAGGCAGAGCTTTTTGCCGCCATTGATACCGTCATGCAGGATGCGTCATGGTTCACGCGCACGCTGGTCGACAAGCTGGCCAGCGTACGCCATGCCCACCGGCCAGAACCGGTCATGACATCGACCATCAGCCTCAGCCAGCGCGAGCGCGATGTGCTGGTGCTGCTGTGTCAGGGGCGCTCGGACAAGCGCATCGCCACCGAGCTGTCACTGGCCCACAGCACGGTGCGCAATTACATTGCCTCGCTGTATCGCAAGCTGGGCGTTCACAGCCGCAGCGAGGCGATCATCATCGCCCGTCAACAGGGGCTGGATGTCGCCCCGGAAACAAAAAAGAGTTCATGACGCCCCGTGTGAGTAACGCAGCCGGTCCTGCAAATGCACCTGGGATATCCGTACATCTGCATCTATTTGGACCGGTGATAAAAGCGATATATTTTTAATGGCTTGAGGGGGTACCAGGACGGTACCCGGACAGAAGGACCTGACCGATGAAGGGATTCATATTCCTCATGTTCGGCGCCTGTTCGGGTGACCAGAGGTGTCCGCCAAAGGGAGACAGGACGCGGCAGGGATGCAGACCGCGTCGACCCGACAGAGCTCAGGGATGAGCGCCATGGCAGGACGTCATGGCTGTCAACGAGGACACTGTCGGGTCATCCCTCTAAATACCGTCGTCCATCCCGGTTGCAGACGAATCATCCCGCAAAACATGCTCAAGCGCGGCTTCAAGCATCTGGCGCGACTCAGGGCGCACGCAACGTGTCCGCTCCTGACCATCCCTTAAAAAGATCAGCGTCGGCCAGAGTTTGACCTGATAGCTTCGCCCCAGCCGTTTGCCCTTGCCATCCTCGACACGGACGTGGCGCACCCCGGGCGCCTGATCAATCACCTGTCTGATCAGCGGCTGTGCCGCCTGGCAATAGCCACACCATGGCGTCCCGAATTCCACCACGACCGCCCCCTGACTGACATCAAGCTCAAGACGCTCGGGGACAACGCTATCGGGCATGGTCATGAAGGCTCTCCTGTCTGAGCAGAGCCCTGGCTGCTGCAGGCTCCAATGCATTGATGTTCGTACCGAAAGCGACAGTATGGTTTCAAATGAGGCCGTCTCATTGGGCCCCGCGCATTTTCTTCACCAGTGTGACCGCGCCCAGAATCACCCCACCCAGCACCAGCCCGACCAGCATGTTGATCAGCGTTGGGGTGATCGGCTGCAAAATGACGCCTACACCGGGGATATCGCCCTCGGCCAGCGTCAACGCCTGTATGGCGTGATGCAGCACCGGTATGCCATGGGTCAGAATACCGCCGCCCACCATGAACATTGCCGCTGTCCCGGCGACGGATAAAAACTTCATCAGCCAGGGCGCCACCCAGAGAATGCCCCGCCCTATCTTCTGGACCATGGCGCTGCCGAGACGACTCAGATAAAGCCCCAGATCATCCAGCTTGACGATGGCGGCCACCAGCCCATAAACCCCCAGTGTCATGGCCACGGCAATGATCGACAGCACCACGGCCTGCTGCATGAAGGCCGCCTCGGCCACCGTTCCCAGGGTGATGGCAATGATTTCTGCCGACAAAATGAAATCGGTGCGAACGGCCCCCTTGATACGCTGCTTTTCGAACGCGGCCTGCTCCTCGGCAGAGCGCTCGGTCGGTGCAGCGTCCTTCTTTTTGGCATCGGGGTGGCGGTACTTATGCCAGGCGTGGGCCAGCTTTTCTACGCCCTCATAACTCAGATAGGCACCACCCAGCATGAGCAGCGGCGTTACCAGCCAGGGGGCAAAGGCACTGATCAAAAGCGCTGCCGGCACCAGCATCAGCTTGTTGAGCAGCGACCCCTTGCAGACCGCCCAGACAATCGGAAGCTCCCGGTCGGCGCGCACGCCGGTGACCTGCTGAGCATTCAGCGCCAGATCATCCCCCAGAACGCCCGTGGTTTTTTTGGCCGCCACCTTGGTCATGACAGACACGTCATCCATCAGGGCAGCAATATCATCAAGCAGGGTCAACAGGCTGGCAGCCACGGTACTTCCTCATTGGGATGGTCATGGCAAGCTTAGAGCATATGGGCGCGGGTCACCCGATCAAAAGAAAGTGATACATGTCATGGCACCATCCATTCACGTCCCTTGAGCATCATCTGCCAGTAGATGACCGGCATGACATGCGCCTTGAGCTGCCAGGCCAGTGCCGTGGCGCGCTGGCCATCGTTGAGCCAGTCCGGGAGGGTCGGCATGAGCTCGCCGCCATATCCGAATTCAGCCAGCACTACCCGACCACGCGAGACCGTCAGCGGACAGGCGCCATAGCCCTGATAACGCGCCGACAGGGACTCGCCCTGCAGATAGGCCACGACATTGTCGGCCACGATCGGGGCCTGCACCCGTACGGCCGCCGCCGTCTTGGCATTGGGGGTCGCGCTAACGTCACCGGCACCGAACACGGCAGGATAGCGCAGGTGCTGTAGCGTATTGGGGTGGAGATCAAGCCAGCCGGCATCGTTGGCAAGCAGGCTGTCACGAATCAGCGCCGGGGCGCGCTGCGGAGGCACGACATGAAGCATGTCAAAGGACTCGACATGTTCACGCTGCCCCCCATCAGCATCGTGAATCAGAAAGTGTGCCTGCTGACTGGGCCCATCCACAGCCATCAGCTGCTGATGAAATTCAAGGCCGATGCCATAGCGCTCGACCTGTTCCATTAGAGCCGGAATATAGGCCGGTACGCCAAACAGCGCGCCACCAGCATTGTGAAAGGACACATTGATACCTGCCAGCACCCCACGACGACGCCAGTGATCGCAGGCCAGATACATCGCCTTTTGTGGCGCGCCGGCACACTTGATCGGCATGGCCGGCTGGGTAAACAGTGCCCGCCCCTGGCGCAATTGTTGCACCAGCGACCAGGTATAGGGCGCCAGATCGAAGCGGTAATTGGATGTGACGCCATACTCTCCCAGCGTTCCAGCCAGTCCGTCGATGGCGTCCCAGTGAAGCTCAAGCCCCGGTACGACCACCAGCGCGCGATAGCCGAGCGTGCGGGCATCCTCCAGACGTACAAGGCATCGAGCCGGGTCGATACCTGCCGCCGGGCAGGGGTAATGTGCGACGCCCTCCGGCAAAACCTCCGCCATCGACCGCCTGGTCTGGTCTGCATCGAATACCCCACCGCCTACCAGCGTCCAGCCCGGCTGATAATAGTGCTCGGAGGCCGGGTCGATAAGCGCGATATCAAGGCGTGCATTGCGCTGGCGAAGCCCCTGGGCAATGGCAATGCCGGCAGCGCCGGCACCGATGATGACCACATCATGATGTAATTCTGGAGCCCCCGGGGCCTTGCCTGTCATGATCACTCCATGGCTGTGTCATACATGAGATATTGAAACAGGGTGTCAGAAGCGCTCACATGGCGCGCCCTGATCATGCCCCCTGCTTTCGCAGCATCAACATCTTTGCATGAATAATCTCTTATTAAAAATTGATCAATATATCGACAGGCTCAGGGCGCCTCATGCCGGCCATGAAGACGAGTTGAGCAAGGCCGGGAACTATCTGTCCTGAATCGGCTCGGCTGAACGCGAGGTGAGTGTGGTGCCCATCGAGGCGGCAATAATGGTGCCGATGGCCAGCCACTGCAGCACCGAGAGCTGCTGACCGAGAAACACCAGCCCTGATAGCGCGCCAAGGGCCGGTTCCAGGCTCATCAACGTGCCGAACATGTGGGTTGGCATGCGTGATAGTGCAAACATTTCAAGGGTATAGGGCAATGCCGTGGAGAGTAATCCCACGACAAGCCCTACGGACAGCACCACCGGTGAAAGAAGTGCAGTGCCCGCCTCCATCACACCGATCGGTACAATGGCGATCGCCGCAATGGTGATGCCCAGTGCCGCACTCTGGGTACCATTACCACTGCCGGCACGACGCCCGAACAAAATATAGAGCGCCCAGCAGACGCCAGCGCCCAGCGCACACAGCGCGCCGCGAAGATCGATACCGTGCTCAAGGCTTTTGTCCGGCCATAAAAGAATGGCAAGTCCCAGTACTGCCAGCGCCACCCAGGCCAGATCACGCGGCCGGCGCGAGGTAAATACGGCGACTGCCAACGGCCCGGTAAATTCAAGCGCCACGGCAATGCCCAGCGGGACGGTCACCAGCGCCTGATAAAGTAGAAAGTTCATCATTCCCATCGCCAGGCCGTAAACAGCGATCGCCTTCCATGCGCGGCGCGTCACCGGCTGACGCCATGGTCGAAAGACCATCAGCATCACGATGGCGGCCAGCGACAGACGAACGGAGGTGGCCCCGGAGGCACCTATCAAGGGAAAGAGCTGCTGGGCAAGAGAAGCGCCGCTCTGAATCGAGCTCATGGCGACCAGTAGCAGGGCCACCGGCAGCAGGCGTTGAACGGCAGACGGCATTAACATTCATCCCGAAAAGGTCATAAAAAGGCAGAATGCGGCAGTCGTTCACCGCATTGATCACGTCTCATGGTAACCGCCCTGAAACCTTAGAGGGGCGAAGGACGTCATCGAAGGCTCGAGTCCGTCGCCCCGAGCCATGCAGGCGTCGCCACCGGTCATGTTCAAACATCAGCGCTGAAGGCCCGGCGCCCCCAAAACGCTCAGCAGGGCGCGACCTCTTCGTGATAGATCTCAAAACCGCGCTTTTGATAGTTCTCCAGCGCCGCCGGATGATCCAGCGAACAGGTATGCAGCCACACTCGATCGGTGCCCGGCCAGCGCCAGGCCTGATCGATGGCATGACTCAAAAGCCCCGCGCCGAACCCCATACCGATAAACGTCTCCACCAGTCCGAAATAGAGAATCTCGACGTTGACGCCATCAGGGCGATACAGCTCGTAGTAGCCAGCCACGGCGCCGCGATAATAGGCCACGAAGGTGCGATGGGCGTCGCTTTCGACCATCGCACGCCACTCGTTCTGATCGCCCTCGAGCATTTCGCTCCACTGCCACTGCGTACCAACCAGCCGATAGAGAAAGCGGTTCAGTTCAAACTGGGGGATCTCACACTCGACCACGCCGAGCGTTTCGGGCATCGCCCGGGCGTGATGAGCCTTCGGGTCACGCATTTCAAGATACCAGATGATCTGTTCAGCCATGACAGGTGCCCTTTCTGGAAAATATCGGCTGGCATTCAACGCTGAAATTGACCGAATTGGCGATAAAACATTTCTCGTGGGCCCTCTCGTGCAGTTCGAGCGCGAGGGATTCGCTGCTGTCCGCGCTCAGAGTAATGTGCGGGCGCAGGGTCACCCTGGTAAATCGGCCGAGCGCGGCATCCATCTCGCCGTCGACATGATCATCGTAGGCCAGCACGACCACGCCCGCCTCGGCGCACAGATGCAGATACCAGAGCTTGTGACAGGCCGACAGCGAGCCGACCAACAGCTCCTCGGGGTTCCAGCGATCGGCATTGCCCAGAAAGGCCGGATCGGCAGACCCCTCAATGGGGGCCTTGCCGGGAGCGCTCAGCTGATGCTCACGCCCGTAGTCGCGATAGCCGGTCGTGCCGGTGTCCCGACAGCCCTGCCACTGCACCCTGACCTGATAGTGATGTTGCTGCCCTGCCATGTCATCGGCTCCGCGCTCATGAGTAAGGGCTTATCATCGCCATTTTGAGCGCTAGCGTCGATCATATCCGGGCGGCCCGGTCACAGTACCCACCACACTTCAGATGGCGGCTCACCATCATGATGAAAGTCAAACCGGTGACGGCACCCCCATGGATAAACGCACTACACTCACGACCGTCAACATCATTTTCAGGGACGCCCATGCTGGACAGAAAGATCCCCTTCCCGGCCTTTGCACTGCTTTTCATGGTCGCGGGTGCGACGGATGCGCTCATTTACCTGCACAGCCGTGATCTGCTGGCGGTCTACATGACCGGCAACAGTTCTCACATTGGGCGACATATCGGCGAGGGGGACTGGGCCGGCATCGCCCCGCTGGCGGCCATTATTGCGGCCTTTTTCGGTGCCACCACGCTGGGGGCCTGGATCGGGATGCGGGTCGGGCGCTGGCGGCCCACGGTCATTCTGGTCCTTGCCGCCCTGTCCATGAGCGTGGCCATGCCCTTTGCCCACGGCGAAGAATATCCCTTTATCACCGTGCTCTTCATTGCCTCCTCCATGGGCGTGCTCAACCAGGTCAGCGGCAACGAGTCAGGCGTCACCTTCCTCACCGGCATGATGATCAGAACCGGTCGGGCCTTTGCACAGGGCGATTTTCGGGCCGGACTGGACGGCCTGTTACGCTGGTGCGCCCTGGTCGCCGGCGCCGCGCTGGCCATTCCTCTCAACACCCATATGGGCGCCCGGGCCCTGCTGGTCATCGCTGCCATGCTGGCCCTTGGCGCCGTATTCACGCTGTGGAATGCGCTGGTAGGTCGCCATCGGGCCAGACACTCGACCTGAAGCCCATCGAACGATGTTCGCTCGTTTGTCGGCCTCAAGAGACGCGACCATTGCGCATCAGCAACATGGACCACACCGAACTAAAGTCAGAAGGTCCCCCATGGAGGGTACCGACATGACCTACGCCTACAAACCTGCCTCGCAGGATGCAATGGATGCCACCTCAGCCGCCGAGACCGAGCAAAGCTTTATCGTCTTTGATGAAGATACCCTCGAACGTGAAGGCATCTATGTCTCCGAACAGGAGGCCAAAAGCCACTGTGACATGCTTAACCGCCTTGAAACCGACAACCCCGCCCCGGGCGATGTGCATCCCGAACAGAAGATGTAAGGCCCAGCGCTGAACGGCGCTTTGACGATTGGCACTTCCCCGGAAATTGACGATCATCACCGGCAAATCCCTGCATCCATGGAGGACGGCAAACGTTCTCATTACACGCTCCAGTAACACTTATCCTCAAGGGCATGGGCACAGGCCTTGATCAGATACTGATGCAGAGCGGTGAGCTTTCCCAGGGATTAATTCTTCTTTCAAACGATGTTAATTGCTCAACATTTATGCGACATTTCTTATTCAAGGATGAGCCTCGCCACCATGGGGGCTCTGCACATGGACGTGCTTTTCAATTTCCCTCCTCATGACATGCAATCACCGCACCGGTTTCTGCCACACACTGCGCCCATGCAACCCTGGCTCGTTCGAGCTGCCGATGCAGTTCTCCGTTAATCGTCGGATAACTGGTGCTCAGGGCGCCGGCGTTGCGCCCTGATTAGCGATAAACATTGACGTCGGTGATGGCGGGGTGACTGCGCCACCGGATAACGATTCATCCTCGCACCTGCAGGGAACGGGGTGTGACCTCGCTGAGGTCAGTGCCTTTGTACGGTTGATTCCCGCGCCTGCGGGGAACGGTGGACTCAATTCATTCTGATATATACCGGCAGCGGTTTATCCCCGCGCCTGCGGGGAACGGTGCATCACATAGCTCCTGCATTAGTAGGGAAGCGGTTTATCCCCGCGCCTGCGGGGAACGGCTATCAGATAGACCATCGGAGAAGCAAATGAGCGGTTTATCCCCGCGCCTGCGGGGAACGGACCTGCCCAGCAAGGCAGCAGCGCGGCGTAATCGGTTTATCCCCGCGCCTGCGGGGAACGGGACTGGCCCTCGACCTCGATGACATGGATCGTCGGTTTATCCCCGCGCCTGCGGGGAACGGCCTGTAATGCGCCTTGATTGTATC contains:
- a CDS encoding DUF2946 domain-containing protein, coding for MTRLRCSLPAWLALAAMLVIFLAPVLSQTLALTHERESSNVSSRSHDSASAMHAGHVMAMQNAHDTFKTIAGHHQQTHPAGHIDLAQCGYCSLLAHTPLILEPALMLPPGRAGPHDAPVMARLQGHARTPWFPNAQSRAPPRFV
- a CDS encoding Lnb N-terminal periplasmic domain-containing protein encodes the protein MPSPITRWWRPVLRWTGRSIGAFLMILATLWGVLALWYQLPGPSAVVVAVMTAWGLLGLGAASGMMQVPIVRRRSVMVTWLLALVALMIWWQSIPPRGDRDWAPDVSRLPQAVIDGDQVTIDNVRNFDWQTPERYTERWETRTYRLSELVSTDLIVSYWMGPAIAHTLVSFGFRDGQQLVFSVEIRRQRGESFSAVGAFFKQFEMALIAADEHDIVRTRSNVRDEDVYLYRVALPEDDARALFLAYLDQARALRDTPAFYNTLTSNCTTLVFDMVKRIIPGLPVDYRLLLSGYLPGYLHDLGALDTSRTLIELKSRGHINSRAQAADKGEHADSAFSDMIRAGIPAPDGHLMGDNAPDDQGH
- a CDS encoding DUF2243 domain-containing protein, with the protein product MAVSSPAAPDVRRTMIAAILLGIGFMAAIDEIIFHQVLAWHHFIDTGSSALALASDGLLHTMELVLFIVGAFMMIELHGRAAQAPGYRGPGFLLGMGGFQTFDGIVDHKILGLHQVRYVEHVWLYDIAWIGAGLIMLAIGWTLLKRARQGKAMSQH
- a CDS encoding PepSY-associated TM helix domain-containing protein, with amino-acid sequence MTDQTPSASRGQKPWGWAFIARLHFYIGLLVGPFLLIAALSGILYALTPQVEHWLYHEQFYTDSASGTPQPLADQIRVAQQALGRDEAPMAVRPAPAPGQTTRVMFSDPSVGQWENLAIFVDPVTNEVRGALPVYGTSGISAFRIVIDKFHRSLLLGEPGRVYSELAASWLWIVALGGLALWFKRRRSVSRSGQADAGQRASRWHTRLGPWALIGFVFFSATGLTWSKYAGGNIGELRHMYGWQTPTVSTSLDGVTPAEQGPHAEHAAHSSHDMAMMDHGFDPRLYDRVLTAAREEGLKAGRIEIIPAAGPGNAWKVREIGREWPTEVDEAAIDPTTLAVIDRTRFETFPLAAKLTRWGVDLHMGVLFGWINQLVLIVFASALVVMLVLGYAMWWRRRPTRASAAMTPVTLIQALLRAPRPAALAVVIAAILLGLALPVLGVSLILLVLIDGVVALTQRRKQAWAMS
- a CDS encoding cyclodeaminase/cyclohydrolase family protein, with protein sequence MTQQDDSLWQHRLSDFRDAVAREPMPGCGATAVVSADLGLALVLKGLNLSQQHDASASRQALIEEGESLKTRLSPLAEEDVAAFEAFMAAVGRDREDDGRTRAIHEAADTAVEVPLKTAHLCDAALALAHQARDNIERQFMSDAIAGARLIHAALHGVLLNVEANAGRLGSDAARDRALHARQGLAQRADAVLATITTGALPQA
- a CDS encoding helix-turn-helix transcriptional regulator, with product MSDQIAITDLPSLDDLFASPLSQLIEEMKEGVLLLDHDGALRWANRAALAMHDVERVDALGASIDEYRQRFQVRLKTPHDYPIPPAVQLLAGMPFDNVVFEIMLPGQTDQLRMHRSRGRVLSLDSSTHVAALIVEDITELASAEERFEKSFNINPAPALICRLNDQHFIRANQGFLDMTGLSERDVLGKTLHELDVFAGAEQREQALRRLEEGLTITPMEAVLHCESTGISRCVVVAGQPIEVNHETCMLLTFTDLEPIRRAQNALRRSEAQFSTLFHLSPVPTALADHHTLSLLEVNEAFNSALGHDTRVTATESLTQYAPLPAAVRRRILSALASGDTISGLESNVIVPGGEYLTWLISATMVSVDEQDRVLLTLVDITERKRSEAELFAAIDTVMQDASWFTRTLVDKLASVRHAHRPEPVMTSTISLSQRERDVLVLLCQGRSDKRIATELSLAHSTVRNYIASLYRKLGVHSRSEAIIIARQQGLDVAPETKKSS